The following proteins come from a genomic window of Nicotiana tomentosiformis chromosome 12, ASM39032v3, whole genome shotgun sequence:
- the LOC104107957 gene encoding uncharacterized protein: MNVMGVGAANWLKGSGTLLLSRHTNSITAIASRSRPSYCSSSLLHHKNNNNNTIFSTNCQKIGHWNNHNTKLCFNFYCTTPSNVSVTEQDSSLEEDEETKLRKIKDAANTLDIRVGRILKAWRHDEADSLYVEEVDVGEAEPRIICSGLVKYVPLDHLQERNVIVLANLKPRNMRGVKSNGMLMAASDASHENVELLEPPEGSVPGERIWFGSNDEKENLPEVATPNQVAKKKIWELVQPHLKTDGACVAALGIHSMRTSTGVVVSGSLKDATIS; encoded by the exons GGAGTAGGGGCAGCTAATTGGTTAAAGGGAAGTGGCACATTATTACTTTCTCGCCACACAAATTCAATTACTGCTATTGCTTCACGCTCAAGGCCAAGTTATTGTTCCTCCTCATTATTGCaccataaaaataacaataataataccaTTTTCAGCACCAATTGTCAGAAGATTGGTCACTGGAACAAtcataacacaaaattatgcTTCAATTTCTATTGTACGACGCCGTCAAATGTGAGTGTAACAGAACAAGATTCTTCATTAGAGGAAGATGAGGAGACTAAGCTGAGGAAGATTAAGGATGCGGCTAATACATTGGACATTAGGGTTGGGCGAATACTTAAGGCCTGGAGACACGACGAGGCTGATTCGCTTTATGTTGAAGAGGTTGATGTTGGTGAGGCTGAGCCCAGAATTATATGTAGTGGGCTTGTTAAATATGTGCCTCTTGACCATCTTCAG GAAAGGAATGTGATTGTTCTTGCAAATTTAAAGCCAAGGAATATGCGTGGTGTCAAGTCAAATGGAATGCTGATGGCAGCATCTGATGCATCTCATGAGAACGTGGAACTTCTTGAGCCGCCTGAAGGCTCAGTACCTGGGGAAAGGATATGGTTTGGTTCTAATGATGAAAAGGAGAATCTCCCTGAGGTGGCAACGCCCAACCAG GTAGCGAAGAAAAAGATTTGGGAGCTAGTACAACCACATCTAAAAACAGATGGCGCTTGCGTTGCTGCACTAGGAATACATTCTATGCGAACTTCAACAGGTGTGGTGGTCAGCGGATCTCTTAAGGATGCAACAATATCATAA